AAAGGCTTTGGTCAAATCGATGCCATGTTTAATCTGGTTATGGTACAAGGTCAGCACCGTTTCTACGGTAGCGGGAACAGACGCTTTGACTTTCTCATTACTCAGATCTTGGCGAGCATAGCTCTTCAAGGCAAACACAATTTTGGCTGCCCGTCCCACGGCCAAGCGGATATTTTGAGTGTTGTTATGAATGACCGTCAAATCATAGGCAACATTCATAACCTCGGTATTGTTCGGCAGCTCTAGGATGGGCATAAACGGTGACAGATCAGCAGACACCCCCATCTTACTGAGGGTGCTGGCCAGGTCAGCAGCAGGCTCTAAGCTTTTCTCTACCAGGATTTTCTTCAAGCTTCGTTTGAGCTTACGCTCCTCGCGAGAGGTCAACAACTCCTGTTGCTGGGCCACCGCCAGTAACTCAAAAAACGCGTCGGTTTGTTCTGGCTGTAATTGATCCAGAATTTGGGGGAGCCGCTGCATTGACTTCTCTAGGGAAGAGGCAATATTTTCGCCAGCTGCTTGAATGGCTCCCAAGGGCGTATTGATTTCATGGGCCACCCCTGCTGTCAGTTGGCCTAAAGCCACCATTTTTTCAGATTGAACCAACTCCTGGGTTCGCTGTTGAACTTCCTGTTCCAGAGACCGATTATATTCTGCTAACTGTTGCTCACTCTTTTTCAGGGCTTCGACCACCACGTTTCGCTCTTCCAAAGAGAGGCGTAGATCATGGACCATTTGATTAAATGATCGAGCTAACTCACCCAACTCGTCAGAGCGGTTGAGGGCAACATTTTGCTGTAAGTCTCCTGAAGAAATCGCGGTGGCAGCTTCGTTAATTTTTAAGATCGGGCTGGTCACCCATCGGGCGGTCGCAACCCCAATTAGGATCGCAAACAGCAGAGCAGCAACCGATAGACCAACAGTTGAGCGGTTATTAGCATAGATTTGTTCCATGAAGTCTGCTTCTGGAACCACAACCACACTGAGCCAATCTAAGCCATGCTGATCCTTAAGGGGATTAACTTGAAGGAAATAACGCTGACCCTCAATATCGATCGCCAGCTGTTGGCGCACTGAAATCTCCTGCAGGGTCCCAAACCGTTTCAATAATTTCTCAGTGGTTGCCCTAACGACAGGGTCTTGGCTTTCTAGGGCAGGTAAACGCTGAGGTCCTTTCTCGGACGGAGTAAAGGGCTGTTCGGAAGTGGACGTCGCCACCAATAATCCTGAGCGCTCCAGAATAAAACTTTTGCCGGATTTACCAATTTTGAGGGTTCGCAGAAAATCGCTAAACTGAGCAATCGATAGGTCCGTTGCTAAGACCCCTTGAAAGGTTCCAGACTGATCGTAATAGGGTTGTCCTAGGGTAATTGCTAAGGTCGGTGGATTCACCCAAGCATAAATATCGGTCCAAGTCGGCTTATCTTTTTTCTCGGGAATTAGGTACCAAGGGCGTTTTTGAGGCGCAAAGTTAGGGGATGTTTCTAATTTTGTCCCCCGTTGCCCATTTTGTTTGATGGAGTAAGTTTGTAAGTCTCCAGAATACTCCGTTACTTGATAGGTAAAACTGCCATCATCATTCGCAGCCAGCCCCACAAATTCACCTTGAGGCGTTCCAAACTGGATGTAGCTAATCCGATCAAACACCTGGATCTGCCGCCAAAAATGACGTTCCATGCTGTTTAGGGTATTGGCTTTGAGCTGCCCTAAATCTAAAGCATGCTGATTGAGTTGGTTGACGGCATGGGGAGCAGCCAAATAGGTTTGGGTTCGCTCAGCGATATGGACTTCCACTTCATCCGTCAACTGTTGGGCCAAGGATTCAATGGACCGTTGACCATTCTGAAATGATAAATAGCCCACCAAGCCAACAGCACCGCAAACCTGCAATACAAAGGGCACCACCAGGACCGTTCTGAGCTTCTGGCGACGAGCAAGTTTTCCTGGAAAGGATCGCAAAGTTTGGATAAACATCAACCCCTATCTCTATTCTTGAAATGCCGACAAGCCGGTTTTTATCACATCCATTAAATCTTCTTCATTCCAAGGCTTTGAAACATAAGCATGGAGTTTCATATTCTGATGAATTCGATCGACAGCAGATTGGTCTGCTTGCCCGGACAACAACACCGTCACAATTTCTGGAAATTTTTGATTTAACTCGATCAGGAATTCATCCCCCTTGGTTCCGGGCATTAACCAATCTGAAATAATGATCAGAATTTCAACATCATCTTCTTTCAGTTCATCGATGACTTCCCAGGCTTCTTCAACACTCTCAGCGATTTCACAGGTATGCTGATCACCAAAATATTTACTAATTTGGTCACGCAGGCTTCTTAGCACTACAGATTCATCATCAACACAAATAATTGCTGAATTTGCCATTTCTATTTTTATTAAGCCTCTAGACAATTACCTCAATAATCCTTATTCATAAACAGAGCAATAGATTATTGTCTTTTGAAAATTATTTATTCTAAACAGTTCAAAAGAGCCAGTATAGGAAGCTGGGCATTGTGATCCCACAAACAACAGGACCATACCCAGTTTGCCCAGTTATTCTTCTGACTTGAAACTTTAGGAACAGGAGTTTACTTTTCTACAGTAAAGCGGCCGCCCGTTCAGCCAAATCAGACCGCTCACCTTGATACAAAGTAATATGGCCCGCTATGGACTCAGACTTAAATCGCTCCACTACGTAAGTCAACCCATTACTGGCCGCATCTACATAGGGATTATCGATTTGCTCAGGGTCCCCGGTGAGAACCACTTTGGTATCTTCCCCGGCCCGAGTCAAAATCGTCTTAACTTCATGGGGAGTTAAGTTTTGAGCTTCATCCACAATCAAAAATTGTTTGGGAATGGTCCGTCCACGGATATAGGTAAGGGGTTCAATTTGGAGTAGCCCTTGGTCCATTAACTCCTCATGGCCCCGTCGCCAATGTTGAGGTTGCCCTGCCGCTTCTTGAGTCCCAAAAATCAGATCAAAATTGTCATAGAGGGGTTGCATCCAAGGGGTTAGTTTTTCGTCAATATCTCCGGGTAAATATCCCAAATCTCGTCCCATGGGCACGACGGGACGGGCAATTAACAGACGGCTATAGTTCTTCTCATCCGCTACTTTATGTAACCCTGCTGCGATCGCAATCAAGGTTTTGCCCGTTCCTGCTTTCCCCACCAAAGTCACTAAGGAAATATCGTCTCGCATCAACAATTCAAAGGCGAATTTTTGTTCGCGATTCCGCGCTCGAATTCTAGAAATGCCGTTATGGGGAAATTTGGGCAGGGGAATCACTTCCCCCGTGTGATCCCCCGCTAGGGCCAAGGCCGTGTGGGAAGGCTTTAGACTATCCACTAAAGTGACCGCCTGATTAGGCCATGTTTTTTCGGGTAGAGACGTCTGTCCTGCTTGAAATAGCTGACTGATCGTGTCGCTCCCTACCATGACTTCAGTCATACCGGTATAAAGCCCTTCAAAATCAACCTTATCCGTGGAGTAGTCTTCTGCAGCTAGTCCTAAGACATCGGCTTTGATGCGGAGATTGGTATCTTTACTCACCAAGGCCACGGGACATTGGCACTGATTTTTCAGTTCCAGGGCCACGGCCAAGATCGCGTTATCGGCTTGGTCCCCTTCTAATTCAGGTGGAAGTTCTTTGAGGGTGATGCGATCGCACAAGGCAACCCGTATCGTTCCTCCCTTCGGCAGGTCAATCCCATTTGTGAGTTGGCCCTGAGCCCTTAAATCATCTAAGGTTCGCGATACCTGACGAGCATTCCGCCCCGTTTCTTGGGGTTGCTTTTTGAACCGATCAAGTTCTTCGATAATCGTAATCGGCAAGACTACGTCGTTGTCCTCAAAGCGAAAGATGGCATTCGGATCATGCAGCAGTACATTCGTATCGAGGACAAACGCTTTTTTCATAGGAGAGATAATAACCTAGCAAGAAAATGGGCAGCCGAAAGTTGATACTTCATTACAGCACATTGATCTAAAACCTAGCGTCCCGATTGAAGCCATACCGCTGCAGATTTTATAGCGTACACACAAAATTTCTCCATAAAAAAGTAGCAGAAAGCCCACCTTTATATAAGGTGGGCTTTACAGGACTCATTTCTCTTCAACCAAAAGAATCGGCAGACATTGGAAGCTTCTATTGCAAGGGAAATTACCAAAGATAGCCTGTCACCCAGCAATATCTCTTTCTATGTCCCGCACAACGCTTACGACTTGATAGCACGGAGTTTGCGAGATAGCACAGCCGCCGATCCCATGCCACCAGAGAGAACAATCGCCACCAGGGGAATTTGAGGCGACTGGTGCTGAGGGACTTCGCTAATCTCATTCAGATTAATTCCCTTGGGCGTCACCGGCACCGTCAAGATATCTTGATGCCCCGACTCGCCAATGCTGACTTCCCATTCTCCCGGCATTCTTTCGCTGGTATCAAAGGTAAACTGACCCTTTTCATCCGTCTCGGTCTCCATCACTGGCTCAGTCAGATTGTCAGGGGAGTAAATTTTGACCTTGGCCTTCTTATGGGGCTCACCCGTACTAAATACCGCCGTAAACTGAACCTTATTCGCTTCTTCTAATACATAGTTCGTCTGCAGGGCATGGGCCATAGCGCGAACAGGAACTCCCAGTACAGCCAACAGCAGGAGCGGCATTAATACTTTAGATTTCATCTGCATTATTCCTAAGGTTTCGTTTTCAACTAAGGTGTCAGGACCAAACACTTTGAGATTGGCTCTATCCTACCGATTAATTCCCAATCTTTCACCCCATTCCAACCCAATTATTCCCCTAACCCCAAAAATTAGCGCACAGGCTAATCTCGACTCCAGACTTTTATGGCACTATTTTTGCTGCTACTGACCAAAGACTGACCATCGGCGGCAAAAGCCAAGGAATAAATATCACCTTGATAGCCTGTAAGCGTATGACGCAAAGCCCCCGTAGAAAGGTTCCAGAGCTTTACGGTGCGATCTAGGCTGCCCGTTGCCAAGGTATTGCCATCGGGACTGAAAGTTACCGCCGTCACCGGCTTGGCATGCTCCTGAATGGTTTGATTCAATTTTCCAGACTTCAGATCCCAGAGCTTCACCGTCTTATCCTGGCTGGCGCTAGCTAACTGCTGACTAGAAGGTCCAAAGGCAATGGAAATCACCCGACCCGTATGTCCTTGGAAGGTCCGCATAAGCTTGCCCGTCTTCAAATCCCAGAGCTTCACCGTCTTATCGCTGCTAGCACTGGCTATCATCTGGCCATTGGCACTAATGGTCACAGACCGGACTTGTCCCGAATGCCCCTTGAGGGTGCGGACTAACTTGCCCGTTTTGATATTCCAAACTTTCAAGGTCTGATCTTCACTGCCACTGACCAGTAGAGTACCGTCGGGACTGATGGCTACAGACCATACGGTCTTCGGGTGAGCCGCAAAGGTTCTCAGGAGCTTCCCGGTGGGTACATCCCACAATTTAATCGTGCAATCACCACTGGCACTAGCCAAAATCTTACCTTTGGGGCCTAGGGCAATCGTCCAAACCTGATCTTTGTGATCCGACAGGGTCCGAATCAGCTGGCCTTTACCTAAGTTCCACAGCTTAATATCGTTTTGGTCACCACTGCCGATCAGGGTCTTACCATCC
The Acaryochloris marina S15 genome window above contains:
- a CDS encoding ATP-binding protein, coding for MFIQTLRSFPGKLARRQKLRTVLVVPFVLQVCGAVGLVGYLSFQNGQRSIESLAQQLTDEVEVHIAERTQTYLAAPHAVNQLNQHALDLGQLKANTLNSMERHFWRQIQVFDRISYIQFGTPQGEFVGLAANDDGSFTYQVTEYSGDLQTYSIKQNGQRGTKLETSPNFAPQKRPWYLIPEKKDKPTWTDIYAWVNPPTLAITLGQPYYDQSGTFQGVLATDLSIAQFSDFLRTLKIGKSGKSFILERSGLLVATSTSEQPFTPSEKGPQRLPALESQDPVVRATTEKLLKRFGTLQEISVRQQLAIDIEGQRYFLQVNPLKDQHGLDWLSVVVVPEADFMEQIYANNRSTVGLSVAALLFAILIGVATARWVTSPILKINEAATAISSGDLQQNVALNRSDELGELARSFNQMVHDLRLSLEERNVVVEALKKSEQQLAEYNRSLEQEVQQRTQELVQSEKMVALGQLTAGVAHEINTPLGAIQAAGENIASSLEKSMQRLPQILDQLQPEQTDAFFELLAVAQQQELLTSREERKLKRSLKKILVEKSLEPAADLASTLSKMGVSADLSPFMPILELPNNTEVMNVAYDLTVIHNNTQNIRLAVGRAAKIVFALKSYARQDLSNEKVKASVPATVETVLTLYHNQIKHGIDLTKAFDDVPDILCYPEELAQVWTNLLHNAMQAMDYKGQIELAIGLDQQGILVSITDSGGGIPEEVQAKIFDPFFTTKPAGEGSGLGLDIVRKIVDKHQGKVECQSQPGHTRFEVWLPLEVS
- a CDS encoding response regulator, yielding MANSAIICVDDESVVLRSLRDQISKYFGDQHTCEIAESVEEAWEVIDELKEDDVEILIIISDWLMPGTKGDEFLIELNQKFPEIVTVLLSGQADQSAVDRIHQNMKLHAYVSKPWNEEDLMDVIKTGLSAFQE
- a CDS encoding PhoH family protein → MKKAFVLDTNVLLHDPNAIFRFEDNDVVLPITIIEELDRFKKQPQETGRNARQVSRTLDDLRAQGQLTNGIDLPKGGTIRVALCDRITLKELPPELEGDQADNAILAVALELKNQCQCPVALVSKDTNLRIKADVLGLAAEDYSTDKVDFEGLYTGMTEVMVGSDTISQLFQAGQTSLPEKTWPNQAVTLVDSLKPSHTALALAGDHTGEVIPLPKFPHNGISRIRARNREQKFAFELLMRDDISLVTLVGKAGTGKTLIAIAAGLHKVADEKNYSRLLIARPVVPMGRDLGYLPGDIDEKLTPWMQPLYDNFDLIFGTQEAAGQPQHWRRGHEELMDQGLLQIEPLTYIRGRTIPKQFLIVDEAQNLTPHEVKTILTRAGEDTKVVLTGDPEQIDNPYVDAASNGLTYVVERFKSESIAGHITLYQGERSDLAERAAALL